A single Triticum dicoccoides isolate Atlit2015 ecotype Zavitan chromosome 2A, WEW_v2.0, whole genome shotgun sequence DNA region contains:
- the LOC119354067 gene encoding vacuole membrane protein KMS2-like — protein sequence MMEHTAVGEDQAMSDLRDKHRMDRESLTLTSQPFKTLALFVLAIGQSIRSTCSCVLKEGSRLKFLVPLLGATCVLLLVTDGPHEKHMQELLWYARFGLWWVILGVASSIGLGSGLHTFVLYLGPHIALFTMKAVQCGRVDLKSAPYDTILLKRRPSWLEKDCLEFGPPIYQETIPFSKILHEVHLEAVLWGIGTALGELPPYFISRAASLSGQKVEELAELDASISKEGFLSSTLHRAKRWLMSHSQYLNFPTILLLASVPNPLFDLAGILCGQFNVPFWKFFLATLIGKAIIKVYMQTTLVITLCNNQLLELVEERLVWVFSNFPGVSSILPSLVTKLKTAKDKFLMASAAASASSAAKGKKWNLSFSLIWNTVVWLMIMNFIIQIITSTAQSYLKKQQELEISMKSSATMSSASEPAAGILSN from the exons ATGATGGAGCACACCGCCGTCGGCGAGGATCAGGCCATGTCCG ACCTTCGCGATAAGCATCGGATGGACCGGGAGAGTTTAACGCTGACATCACAGCCATTCAAAACACTCGCATTATTTGTGCTAGCCATTGGACAGAGTATAAGAAGCACATGTTCATGTGTTCTGAAAGAAGGTTCTCGGTTGAAGTTCCTGGTTCCCTTGCTTGGTGCTACCTGTGTGCTTCTCTTGGTAACTGATGGCCCACATGAGAAG CATATGCAGGAACTGCTTTGGTATGCCAGATTTGGATTATGGTGGGTCATACTAGGGGTGGCTTCATCCATTGGATTAG GCTCTGGCTTGCACACGTTTGTATTGTATTTAGGGCCTCATATTGCCCTTTTCACAATGAAAGCGGTTCAGTGTGGCCGGGTGGATTTAAAGAGTGCTCCTTATGACACTATTCTTCTTAAAAGGAGGCCTTCATGGTTGGAGAAAGACTGTCTGGAGTTTGGACCTCCAATATATCAGGAAACAATCCCATTCAGCAAAATACTGCATGAAGTTCATCTTGAAGCTGTTCTTTGGGGCATTGGAACTGCACTTGGAGAGCTTCCTCCATATTTTATCTCTAGAGCAG CTAGCCTATCAGGCCAAAAAGTAGAAGAGTTGGCAGAGTTGGATGCTTCTATCTCAAAAGAAGGTTTTCTATCATCAACTCTACATCGGGCCAAGCGCTGGCTTATGTCTCACTCACAGTATCTTAATTTCCCGACAATACTGCTACTTGCTTCG GTGCCAAACCCTCTGTTTGATCTTGCTGGCATTTTGTGTGGACAATTTAACGTCCCCTTCTGGAAGTTCTTTCTGGCAACTTTAATTGGGAAGGCTATTATCAAGGTTTATATGCAG ACAACGTTGGTAATTACTCTCTGCAACAACCAACTTCTTGAATTGGTGGAGGAAAGGCTTGTGTGGGTGTTTAGCAATTTCCCTGGAGTATCATCCATCCTTCCCTCTTTAGTCACCAAGTTGAAGACAGCCAAGGATAAGTTTTTAATGGCCAGTGCTGCTGCATCAGCTTCTAGTGCTGCGAAG GGGAAGAAGTGGAATCTGTCGTTCTCTTTGATCTGGAATACCGTGGTGTGGCTCATGATCATGAATTTCATCATTCAGATAATCACTTCCACAGCACAGAGttatctcaagaaacaacaagagcTTGAGATCAGCATGAAGTCATCAGCTACAATGAGTTCCGCTTCTGAACCTGCTGCCGGAATATTATCAAATTAA